The nucleotide sequence GTCAAATCTCAAATATTTGCACTTCGGGAGGGTGGAGGTCTTCTTGCTATTTTTGAGGAATTCTTTTCCTGAATctgggtggtttgggtttttctgggctAAATCTTGGTGTTTTAGAGGTTTTTATGGTCACACGATGCCCAGTAAGttctagagatggacttgggcaggaggaacccccaagccCACACgctcagcccttgttttcccccatcaggatttgtccttcccaaaACTTGGccagatggaggaggaggctgcgaggaagatgccttgggccccccaggcaggtgaggaggaagtcagtggccctttgggcaggtgttgtgctggctctgtcagccgagcatggccccggctgcaggacaaccccgctgccgccgccgtcctgccggggccggagttggggggatgtccttggccttccctgtgggccggaggcaaatcccctccctgttcTTCTTGCTTCTtgccccaggccccgagctgaggacggagagcccagaggacaaatccccccttgagaccctggtgggagaggccgttttgaagggctccccggcgcaggaaggcagcggggaggaaaagggctggaGATCCCCccgcaggaggggctccaaagccatcccagggtgctctgaggaggaaagaccCAGTGTGTGCCAGGAAGGCGGCCGGAGCTTGATGAGGAGCTCTGACCTGGTGGttcctgagcagcctcccagcagggagaagcccttcCGGTgtttggaatgtgggaagagcttcaggaagaGCGCCCACCTGATCcgacaccagcacatccacactggagaAAGGCCCTATacatgtggggaatgtgggaagagcttcaatAACAGCTCCAAcctcctcacccaccagcacatccacactggggaacagcCCTACACGTGTGAGGAATGTGGGAAGAGTTTCAACCAAAGCTCCAACCTGATCCGACACCAGGCCATCCACACTGGGGCACGGCCCTACACATGTGgagaatgtgggaagagcttcagtgaCAGCTCCACCCTCCGCTcccaccagcgcatccacactggggaacggccctacaagtgcttgcaatgtgggaagaggtttcagCGCAGCTCAACTCTCCTCAGGCATGAGCAGACACACACGGATGAGAGGCCCTTCCGCTGCACCGACTGCGGGAAGGGCTTCAGCCGGAACTTCACCCTTATCACCCACCggcgcatccacactggggagaggccctacaagtgtggggagtgtgggaaaaGTTTcacccagagctctgccttGATCTCACACCAACAGACCCACCGATAAGAGAAGCCCTACCAGTACCCCaactgtgggaagagcttcGGCTGCTGCTTCCACCCGAAATGAACCCCCTGATGGCGAGGCAACCCCTGGAGTCCAGTGACTGTCAGTCCATCCCTTTCGACCACAAAGGGCcagtcccctttcccaggggcagCTTCTGCCAACAGAACCCTTTCTGGGGGTTGTGGGGATATTCCTGCCTTGGCTATGGACCCTCCAAAGTTAGTCCTGGAGGTTGAAAGCAGAGATCTCCCCATGAGCGTTGGTGTGGGGGAGTTCCATCCATCTCTAATTAAGAATTCTTGCTTTTGTACCAGCTTTAGTAGAATTGTTTCAACAATTGCTTTAGTGTAGAGCACTGTCCTATCTTATTCTGTACTCCTGGTAATTTTAGTGTTTATGttgtgcagtaaataattctgatgaagaTCTTTTCTCTGATCATTTGGAACCCTAAATAAATTCCTTTCTCTCAATAGATCTgatttgccatcattaaaaGCTGGGGGACAAAAGTGGTTCGGTCACACCTTTGTAATTTCTCTAAACTGAAAGTGTTGTCATAATCCAAGGGTGAGCTTGgatccagcagcccccagcaccccacaggaAGTTGGGAGCTCAGGGGGCCACCCTTTTATGCcaacccccctgtgcccaaagACCCCCATGGGACCATCGGACCCACCAGACCACCCTTCCTTTTCTacccttctccctgttcctcccaCTTTCCCATTGTCCCCTCAGTCCCCAGTTTCCCCATGAACAGTTTTGGGGTCCCAACCCCCACTTTTTATCCCCTTTCCTTTGGTTGTTGAAGGATAAAATGAGGCTGCATACACAGAGTTCTATGGCAGGACTTGTTTGACGACACTTTTCTGTGTCtccttttattcctcttctctcATGAGCAGCACCCGCTGTTTGTCTTTTAGTTCACCGGAATTCCCAGCATCGCCCTAAAGCAGTGCCCTGATCCCACACATTCACCTCGCCTCATGTGCTGGCTGTGTTCAGCtaccagagaaaaacacaggctgGTCATTCAGGCTGGTTCAAGTGCATTTCCACTTGGAAAACAACCTTCTGTCTCTCCAAGCACTCAGCCAAGGTCCATCCTCCCTTTGCATTCCCATGAACTCAGTGCAGGTGCAGAGTGACTCCGCTTGGTCCCACGTCTCCCCCTGTTTTTTTGGACACACAGAGTTCACGGCCAAGAGGGCCAGGACCTGGGCTTCTTGTCTTTGGGCTTGTCCCATGTGCTCTCAGAGGACTTGGAATATTGAAACCAGGCAGATTCTGAAACCCCTGCTCCTGATGCTGCCACAGTGCCCATacactggcactgcaggcatGGCCTGCACTGAATGGCCAGTGCAGCAGGAGCCGTGGCTGCGGTAGCTACTTGGGTTGCTGCAGAGATGATCCAAGCAATCAGCCATCCCCTGAGGATTTCTTGATTTCACAGTTTACTTCATTCACTGTATCCTGCATCATCCTCCCAGCGTCTCCTTGGGTTCACTGGGAGGCACAATTCAGCTCTTCTGCCCATGGGAATTATTAATGATAAATGGAGGGTAGATACGTTTTGATCTGTGATACAACTAAAATAACAAGGATTACTTACAGGGGTGTTAAAGGTATTGTCAGTCACATGAATCACAATGTCAGGTGCGGCCAAGAAGGGATCTGAGTGACAGGGACACACCACGGCTGAGTCATTAAGCCAGTCTGAAAGAGTTGGTAGACACAGTGAATTCTCCTTAGAACAGTGTCTTCCCGATGGGACATGCAGGCAGGGCTTGCTCTGCTCAGCATTCCCTACCTCCTCCCAAGATTCTTGAGGGACAGCCTCTGCATCTGCAGGATCGGATTGCGGGCCGGCTCCACTCAGGATAAGGTTCCATCAGAGGGGCTGGAACCCAGCAGGGTCCTGTAAGAGACAGAACACaagcacagcccttccccatGCTGAGCACTTGATAGGATCTTCTCATTAGCTGTcttcttgtgggtttttgttcAATACTTGTTGATTCAAATTCAAAAAACTAAGGGTAAATACAGCTTTGTCTACTTGGGGTGTCACATTcgtccttttttgttttaaaagtacagTTTTTAATACAGAGCACACATTTCTTGCACCTGGCATAGGCACAAGTGATAAGACCAcatttatgggtttttttcggttttctgtcttcttttatttttctctttctttttctttttttctcctttttttctctttttatttctccttttttcttttttctttattttttcctcctttttctctctttttcctttttttctcttttttctcttttttctcttttttcctttcttatttcttttctcttttttctcttttttttcctttttttattttcttttttctttcctttttttttcttttacattgttttctatCAGTTGTATTTTCAAGGAAGATTTAAATACATATCAAAACAACCTCCATTTACCTTTCTTATTGTAATGGTTGATAATGGCAAGGATAAATAATTTGCTGATCAAATTGAGCTCGTAATAATAAAGTTTGCAAGGATGTGGTTAACACTTAACATTTTGCAACCTAAGTAAAGTTGCAAAATGTCAAACTGCAATGTTGTGTTGCCATTGTAAGATGTATCCTGTTTTGCTAGCTGTAATGCTTTAAGTGCActtacaagaaagaaaaagcatgaagcaaaaaggggggggggtcAGCTAAAGGGTCCAGAAAGAGGATCTACTACCTTCATCCGGGGATTGCGACACGGCGGGAATTGAGGACTGCTGACTAACCGGACTGTTGGCTGGCCCCTAGCAACAGAATGAGGTACACGCAGCGAGAACCAATGATGAAGTGGAACAAGACTAAGGGGGAGGGGATTGCAACAAGTATAAAAGAAGCGGGCTTTGGCTTTTTGAGCTTGCGGACCGTTGGTGGAGCGGAGACTCCCCGGCCGCCCAGCGCTGTTTTGCTCATTTACCTTTAATAAATTttggaattttaaattttaaaattattgtggTCTCTTTGACTATAACGTTATGACAACAGATAATCCAAAGCAGTGCCCTGATCCCACACATTCCCCTCCCCTCATATGCTGCCTGTGTTCAGccaccagagaaaaacacaggctaCCATGCAGAGCGTTCCAAGTGGTTTCCACTTTGACAAACAGCACTCTCTGGATCAAAAACACCAGTCAAGGCCAAAACACTCCTTGTTGATCCTGATTAactgaatgcagctgctgccttaACTTAATTCTCACAAAACttctcagggttcctttgctTCCAGGAGGCCCCACATGTCGCGATGGACCCTCGATTCCATGGGGTTCCAAACTGTCTCAGGaatcctttggttccatgaggccctgcatATCCTGatggccccttggttccatgaggaTGCACAGTCTCTGAATTCCTTGGCTTCAGTGAGGCTTTGTAGTGTCccaatggccccttgattccaggAGTTTCCGCAGTGTCCCGatggccccttggttccatgaggccctgcacTGCCCTAATGGCCTCCTGATTCCACAAGGTTTCGCAGTGTCCCAGTGTTCCTTTAGTTCCATGAGGGTCCGCAGTGGAACTGCCTCCCCCTTTGGGGCCAAAAGGCCCTGCAGGatcacaatggccccttgattccatgaggttcctATTTGTCCATGGGTTCCCTTGGCTCCATACAGCCCTGTAGTGCCAAACTGGCCCCTGGATTCCATGAGTTTCCACAGTGTCCTTGGGACCATAGGGCCTTCAGTGTCACAATGCCTCCTTGATTTGCAATGTCCCAGGGTTTCCTTGTTTCCATGAGGCACTGCGGTGACACAACGGCCCCCTGGTTCCATGATGTTCCAAAATGTTTCAGGGTTCCTTTTGTTCCCCAAGGCCCCAGACGTTAAATGGTCCCCTGGTTCCACAAGATTCACAGTGTCcctgtgttcttttctttccatgaggccctgcagtgccacaatggccccttgattccatgaggttgcACAGTGTCATCACAAAGCTGAACACACCCAGATGGAAGTTTGAGGGAGATGAGGAGGAACTGAGACAAAAAGGATTAGATatttggggaaggaaagagaggcTTATCCAACAGAGGGGAACGATTTTTATGAGGTAAAAACAGGTTCAGTTAAGGCTGAGGGTGCTGAAACACTGACTGTGCAAACACTCCTGATGGACTTTTACACTGTTTCTAACCTCAAGCCCCAATCCAAAAGTGCTGCCCCACCCATAGAAAGGAATCCACTGCTCTAATCGCAACCTCAACCTGACCTCAAAGGCAAAGCCCAAACCCAGAACTCCGGACTCTTATTTGTCCTCTAATGCCCACCCCAATTCCAAACCTGCATTGTTGTATGAAAAGCCAAGCTTTAATCCTAACCCAGACCAAAACCCTAATCATGAACCAGACACTGCCAGCAGAACAACAAACCTTCCAAAGTTCTGCCTAATCCCCACCCTGAGCTCAAAACCCCAAGCCCTGACCATTAAGCACCCCCACAGCCCttgggagcagggcaaggacctgcagggcccagagcaggcccagggggttggcagaggaatgggaggtgacctggatctgctcagctctgcagtaacccccaggagaagggcctgggctctggcagggatgtcctgtggcacaggggctcAGGATCCAAGGTAATAAGGCCAAGTGCACATggcaacagccagagctggtgcagagacatcagggagGGTCTAGAAATGCttgctgggaggggggtgggaaagcaggaggggggtgtgcagcctgcaaggccagagcagcagcagggccaggccaggacagcctgcaggagagatggccaagggctctggcagggctgcaaggcccaaaggcacccaggcctttgtcctcttgcctctggcagctgcctctgccactcaggccACCACAAGCAACTTGCCTGGCAGGTTCTGCACTTGGTTTCTGCCTtgcccctccctcagcagcctggcaggggttgcccagttttgggcctttgttgttcctccccctcccatcccactgccccccagacagccctgagccagccgggagggacaggatctgctgggccagggcctggggctcaggccttggcctttgtgctccacaaaaccaaggcaggctttgctcagcatgcaggggcctgcccagagcctttgtctgcctgcactcctggcctccaaggagctgctccaaggagtccCTGGAGAGGCTTTGTCAGTGccctgccctcagtggggcccagcaatgcttcaaggcacttgcagtttggcttctgacttcttcagcagctgcttcaatcTTCTCTCAGTACCTCAGGATCATGGGttgggctgcaaacacaccaTGGGGCTCATTAATATCCAGAAATGCTCAGgatctctttgtcttcctttaattgtcttcaaggcaattcaaaacaagtcttcaaagtttgtatttttttttttaaatcaaagcatGGATATTTTTAGTTCAAAGAAGAGGTGATAGAGGTGTTCTCCAAGTGATCTTGATGCCTGGTGTCTCCTCAGGAGATCCACACTGGACCCTTGGATGATCAACCTTGCTCCTCACCTCCCAACCTCACCAGTTTGACATGGCCTATCTTGGACTGACAGCTGATGCGACTCCAAACACACTGTGGAATcaattaaaacactgaaaaacaaattatttcctttctttactgCCATCAAGACTTCAAGACTTCTACAGTAATTGGAGTTGTTCAGTAGTTTAGCTAAGGAGAAGGATTTTAAAGTGGACatcacaaaaaatatatattttttgatgaaagaaaattatttacacagAGCCTTGGGATGCAAGAGGGTCAGGACACAAAAGAATTGGATCCAAATACAATGGGGCAAAAGACATTAGTAACATTTAATTATTGACCAATTGAACAGTTATCAAGTGGTTCAATAGCATTTGCTacaattttaacagtgactgaatTATAGATTCACAAGAACAACATTCACACCACAGTCAATTCACACCCAcacccaggcagagatgtgtggACACATCAAGAGCTGGGTGGCTAAAAGTCCCTGTCCCAAATTCTCCTCGTTGTCAGGGAAATACTCCCAAAAATGCCTTTGTGTTTGCCAACAGACAAgggtcacagctggaggagtgttTGTTGAGGGGGATCAGAATTGTCCTGGCCATCAGAGACGATCTTTGGAGTGTTGCAAACTGGAGGGTTCccgagctgggagaggctgccagaggtgtcccactgagagggaggtgctggggagctgccagggcctccctcagccccgctGGTTGTGGGCTCCCAAGGCGACTGGCTTTAGTtatctgctgaatttccatcctGGTGTCAGGAATGACTGGAGTTTCCAAACTATTTGGGAATTGTATCCAAACTCTTCCATTTGAGTTACGATTCAGGTAGAGAGCATTCCAAGACTTTCAGGGTATGACTCATTATCCTGTATTCCCCAGCTCTTACACCCATCCCAGTCAGCTGGATGGTTTATTGACAATGTGTCCCAAGGGGTCGCACCTCCGATGCCATAGAAACCCCTCCCCCTGGACTATGAAACCTTTGGAATTCAGGAGCTGTTCCAGTGGAGcatgaaaatgaacagcaatTTCCCTAAAGCCCAGCCCCGAGCAGAACAAAGCCAGGccccagcagtggcagagcaAAGGTCCCCCCATGGCTCTGTGCCTGTGGCCGCTGAGGCGGCAGCGCAGGCCCGAGGCGGTGCCGGGTCCCGGTGCAGCCGGGGCAGAGCGGCGGCTGCGCGAGCGGCAACCCCGGCGGTGAGTGCGGCAGCCCCGTggcagcggcggctccgggcaCAGAGGCCGGCGGCAGCCGCTGTGGCGGCGGAGCAGCAACTCCGAGGCGCTGCAGGAGCGCCGGCTCCGCTCGCAGGCGCCGGCAGTGTTGGGaagccggggccgggcggctgCGGGGCAGCGCAGGCCAAAagcggcagcggcggcagcctcgtggcagcggcggctccgggcaGACACGACCCCGCTCCAGCGCTGCCGCCTCAGCCGCGCTCAGGGGACGgcgcggcggctccgggggCAGCGGCCGGGGACTCCCTctcggggcagccccggccacCAAAGAGGACCAGGGCCCGCCGTGTGCTCAGCTCGCTTCTCTGCAGTTCTCACGGCATCGGAGCACAGCAGGGGATGGGGAAATTGAGCTCAACCACAACAGGAGCTCCTGGAACCGAGTGGCCACTGAGACACTGCAGGGCCTGCTGGAATCCAGGGGCCggtgggacactggggagcCTCTTGGAGCCAAGGGAACCCTGGGATATTTTGTAACATCGTGGAATCAAGGGGCgattgtgacactgcagggccttgAGTAACCAAAGAAACCCCGAGAGTTTTtggaatctcatggaatcaaggggccatttCTGGCAGGACACTCTGCTCTGAAAATACCTAAAAAATGGTCAGAGAATGCAAACAATTCAAGTTCTCTTTGGTGAGTTACTGCTGGTGTCAAGGTGCTGTGTTTAATGTTGAATTATGCTAAACCCAAAATGCTTCATGAAACTTCAAACACACATCCTGATTTTTGAA is from Chiroxiphia lanceolata isolate bChiLan1 chromosome W unlocalized genomic scaffold, bChiLan1.pri scaffold_44_arrow_ctg1, whole genome shotgun sequence and encodes:
- the LOC116781394 gene encoding gastrula zinc finger protein XlCGF49.1-like; this encodes MRSSDLVVPEQPPSREKPFRCLECGKSFRKSAHLIRHQHIHTGERPYTCGECGKSFNNSSNLLTHQHIHTGEQPYTCEECGKSFNQSSNLIRHQAIHTGARPYTCGECGKSFSDSSTLRSHQRIHTGERPYKCLQCGKRFQRSSTLLRHEQTHTDERPFRCTDCGKGFSRNFTLITHRRIHTGERPYKCGECGKSFTQSSALISHQQTHR